In Acinetobacter sp. TGL-Y2, a genomic segment contains:
- the rplM gene encoding 50S ribosomal protein L13, whose amino-acid sequence MKTLSAKPAEVQHDWYVVDASGKTLGRLATEIARRLRGKHKTSYTPHVDTGDYIVVVNAELITVTGKKAHDKKYYRHTGFPGGIRETNFEKLIAHKPETVLEKAVKGMLPKGPLGYAMIKKMKVYAGTEHPHTAQQPQVLDI is encoded by the coding sequence ATGAAAACTCTCAGCGCTAAGCCAGCTGAAGTTCAACACGACTGGTATGTTGTTGATGCTTCTGGCAAAACTTTAGGTCGTCTTGCGACTGAAATCGCTCGTCGTTTACGCGGTAAGCATAAAACGTCTTATACTCCTCACGTTGACACTGGCGATTATATCGTTGTCGTTAATGCTGAATTGATTACTGTGACTGGTAAAAAAGCTCACGATAAGAAATACTATCGCCACACTGGTTTCCCTGGTGGTATCCGTGAGACTAACTTCGAGAAGTTAATTGCTCACAAACCAGAAACAGTTTTAGAAAAAGCTGTGAAAGGTATGTTACCAAAAGGTCCTCTTGGTTATGCAATGATCAAGAAAATGAAAGTGTATGCTGGTACTGAGCACCCACATACTGCTCAACAGCCACAAGTTTTGGACATCTAA